In a single window of the Leptospira wolffii serovar Khorat str. Khorat-H2 genome:
- a CDS encoding AAA family ATPase gives MLRKVLPSQTEIKFKAAKPVRLNGLPDFLVFHKEEVRTFRQALENPGLFRHILITGPEIESNLLRFEQYLEEIVKDQPVVAEPNPTLLSLAGFPHDSKYRPGKIAEANGGLLLLPIKPFMEDPDLYYFLKGVLLTGKIDFLSLPEGSDLTRIDRFHPSIESRFRLILVGEEAEVDAISQIDADFYGSFDFKIHMPYEISLGKAWLPIFSGLLKSWEKPGYPSLDQTALDSLLELALRWNDSQSRLSLHLSELRSFVTEILALNKKAKKSVGRAQIEAAPALIQKRTAIHKRKYLENIQEGLISVQLKGKKTGRINGLSVILLQSSLLDFGQVNQVSARVSLGSGNLINIEREVNLSGNLHDKGVFILQSYIKGMFSHIQSFGLDASILFEQNSSPIDGDSASCAELLALLSALSGLEIACNIAVTGALSQYGDILPVGAVNTKIQAWFDVTRLAGSNKDKYCIYIPKDNVRDLNLSREIREEMRKGKFQIVSCSHVEDLIPEIFGTPAGKISKTGIYPPNTLFRIIEERIDRKRDGEEG, from the coding sequence GTGCTACGTAAAGTTCTTCCTTCCCAAACCGAGATCAAATTCAAGGCGGCGAAGCCTGTCCGTTTGAACGGGCTTCCGGACTTTCTCGTGTTTCATAAGGAGGAAGTGAGGACTTTTCGCCAGGCTCTGGAGAATCCGGGACTCTTCCGGCATATTCTGATCACCGGACCCGAGATTGAATCCAACCTTCTCCGCTTCGAACAGTATTTGGAGGAGATCGTAAAGGACCAACCGGTGGTTGCCGAACCGAATCCCACTCTTCTATCTCTTGCAGGTTTTCCTCATGATTCCAAGTATCGACCGGGCAAGATCGCGGAGGCGAACGGAGGACTTCTTTTACTTCCCATCAAACCTTTTATGGAAGATCCGGATCTGTATTATTTTTTGAAAGGGGTATTACTGACCGGTAAGATAGATTTCCTTTCCCTTCCGGAAGGTTCGGATTTAACCCGAATCGATAGATTTCATCCCAGCATAGAGTCCAGATTCCGTTTAATCTTAGTGGGAGAAGAAGCTGAGGTGGACGCAATCTCCCAAATAGACGCGGACTTTTACGGTAGTTTCGATTTCAAGATTCATATGCCTTATGAGATCAGCCTGGGTAAAGCGTGGCTTCCTATCTTCTCCGGATTATTGAAGTCTTGGGAGAAGCCGGGTTATCCTTCTTTAGACCAAACCGCGTTAGACTCCCTTTTAGAGTTGGCGCTACGTTGGAACGATAGTCAGAGCAGGCTTTCTCTACATCTCTCCGAACTCCGTTCTTTCGTAACCGAAATTCTCGCCTTAAACAAAAAGGCCAAGAAGTCCGTAGGAAGAGCCCAAATAGAAGCGGCTCCCGCATTGATCCAAAAGCGAACCGCCATCCATAAGAGAAAGTATCTGGAAAATATCCAGGAAGGTCTGATCTCCGTTCAGCTAAAGGGAAAGAAGACCGGTAGGATCAACGGTCTCTCCGTGATATTATTACAATCCTCTCTTTTGGATTTCGGGCAAGTGAATCAGGTCTCGGCAAGAGTCTCCCTCGGATCGGGAAATCTAATCAATATAGAAAGGGAAGTGAATCTCTCCGGAAACCTTCACGATAAGGGCGTATTTATCCTACAATCTTATATCAAAGGGATGTTCTCTCATATCCAGTCCTTCGGATTGGACGCATCCATTTTATTCGAGCAGAATAGCTCACCCATAGACGGAGACTCCGCGAGTTGCGCGGAACTATTGGCTTTATTGTCCGCGCTTTCCGGTTTGGAAATAGCATGCAATATCGCCGTCACCGGTGCGCTTTCCCAGTACGGGGACATTCTTCCCGTGGGAGCCGTAAACACGAAGATCCAAGCTTGGTTTGATGTGACCAGGCTCGCTGGCTCCAACAAGGACAAATACTGTATTTATATTCCCAAGGATAATGTGAGGGACTTGAATCTTTCCCGGGAAATTCGGGAGGAAATGCGAAAGGGAAAATTCCAAATCGTTTCCTGCTCTCATGTGGAGGATCTTATACCGGAAATTTTCGGAACACCAGCAGGTAAAATTTCCAAGACAGGGATATATCCTCCGAATACTCTTTTCCGAATCATCGAAGAAAGAATCGATCGCAAGAGAGACGGAGAAGAGGGGTAA
- a CDS encoding YbaB/EbfC family nucleoid-associated protein codes for MFGGKSLDNLKQMNQMRVRMKRLEKELESLSFEGKSKNDLVVCIADGKQVVQEIKIEDSLLAKNDKKLLQKSIKQAVNQAMEAAQKAAEEKMGEFRELLS; via the coding sequence ATGTTCGGCGGAAAAAGCTTAGATAATCTTAAACAAATGAACCAGATGCGGGTAAGAATGAAGCGTCTGGAAAAAGAATTAGAGTCCCTTTCTTTCGAAGGAAAATCCAAGAACGATCTGGTGGTATGCATTGCCGACGGAAAGCAAGTCGTTCAGGAAATTAAAATAGAAGATTCTCTTCTCGCTAAGAACGATAAAAAGCTATTGCAGAAAAGTATCAAACAGGCAGTGAACCAGGCCATGGAAGCCGCGCAGAAAGCTGCGGAAGAGAAAATGGGAGAGTTCCGGGAACTTCTTTCCTAA
- a CDS encoding peptidase MA family protein — MKVSFKKEMQTLSLVRKTRVGRLVGISKFFLFVFFLSHCVGQNVFQSDDKTEPNLSDLLSLSRLSSSCSGASSFWIRNLVTNSSACTQTQLMSSGTHVKVYASAGLENAIDYNYIAQEFDTKIYPRLGDAFGYSDDLDGDGKVTVIVTNIIDGSQPGGSFVAGFFDPVDYFPDSSSYSVRSNYSNIVYMDGVELVELRTSDMTAGKPDTFLATLAHEYQHLIRFQYEARILTSNGGRDEAWINEGTSEVASDIAGYSPQISRINCYRGRNSNSCARGANGSTVFGSSKFNTLVDYAFAYSFMKYLYMISGSTTSERNAYFRSGVQGPKGYRASDALGLFQLFRSNATGYTNAPQGIKDLLGSSSATSFQKIYPTFIWQSLGETLPDSGQMGTDTSGGTAFLDGMNQLIQYYPFPLSGEEGGELRKLYNPLRIPEITPLSQLTPGQIQLVKADRSNAGSTSNLVLFKKVWDGAQYSLQINTDARKSGDISVSLGITESEDEGEEAISLPESSGVRAVCPHEFFKLSRTRTKLKPISIF, encoded by the coding sequence ATGAAAGTTTCTTTCAAAAAAGAAATGCAAACTCTTTCTTTGGTCCGTAAAACTCGGGTCGGTCGTCTCGTTGGAATCTCCAAATTCTTTCTTTTCGTTTTCTTTCTTTCCCATTGTGTAGGACAAAACGTTTTTCAATCGGATGATAAGACCGAACCGAATCTATCCGATCTTCTTTCCTTAAGTCGTTTAAGCTCCTCCTGCTCGGGAGCTTCTTCCTTTTGGATTCGTAATTTAGTTACTAATTCTTCCGCCTGCACTCAAACCCAACTCATGAGTTCTGGAACCCATGTGAAGGTATACGCGAGTGCCGGTCTGGAAAATGCGATCGATTATAATTATATAGCCCAAGAGTTCGATACTAAGATCTATCCTCGTTTAGGAGACGCTTTCGGATACTCCGACGATTTGGACGGTGACGGTAAAGTAACCGTAATCGTAACCAATATCATAGACGGAAGCCAACCTGGAGGTTCCTTTGTGGCCGGATTCTTCGATCCGGTGGATTATTTTCCGGATAGCTCCAGTTATAGCGTAAGATCCAATTACTCGAATATAGTTTATATGGACGGAGTCGAGCTCGTAGAATTGAGGACTTCGGATATGACTGCGGGAAAGCCGGATACCTTCCTTGCCACACTTGCGCACGAATACCAGCACTTGATTCGGTTCCAATACGAGGCGAGAATACTAACTAGCAACGGAGGAAGGGACGAGGCTTGGATCAACGAAGGTACAAGCGAAGTTGCGTCCGATATAGCAGGTTATTCTCCTCAAATCAGTAGGATCAATTGCTATAGGGGTAGAAATTCCAACTCCTGCGCTCGAGGAGCCAACGGAAGCACCGTATTCGGGTCCTCGAAGTTCAATACTCTTGTGGATTACGCTTTCGCGTATTCTTTCATGAAATATTTATATATGATTTCAGGATCGACCACAAGCGAGCGTAACGCATATTTCCGCTCGGGAGTCCAGGGGCCTAAAGGTTATCGGGCCTCGGACGCCTTGGGTCTATTCCAACTTTTCCGTTCGAATGCTACAGGATACACGAATGCTCCCCAAGGAATCAAAGACTTACTCGGATCCAGTTCTGCGACTTCCTTCCAGAAAATATATCCCACATTCATCTGGCAATCCTTGGGAGAGACTCTGCCCGATTCCGGTCAGATGGGTACAGACACTTCAGGGGGAACCGCATTCCTAGACGGGATGAACCAACTCATCCAATATTATCCTTTTCCTCTTAGCGGAGAAGAAGGCGGAGAGCTAAGAAAATTATACAACCCGTTAAGAATTCCCGAGATCACTCCTCTTTCCCAATTAACTCCCGGCCAGATCCAACTCGTCAAGGCGGACAGATCCAATGCGGGCTCGACGAGCAATTTGGTCTTATTCAAGAAGGTTTGGGACGGTGCCCAATATTCTTTACAGATCAATACGGATGCGAGAAAGTCGGGTGATATTTCCGTTTCCCTAGGGATCACTGAATCGGAGGACGAAGGGGAAGAAGCGATCTCCTTACCGGAATCCTCCGGCGTGCGTGCGGTATGCCCACACGAATTTTTCAAACTCTCCCGGACTCGTACGAAATTAAAACCGATCTCGATCTTTTAG